The following coding sequences are from one Streptomyces sp. NBC_01294 window:
- a CDS encoding TauD/TfdA family dioxygenase: protein MNTNDPFSTVRVPVDPDLATAASAAPDPDPRQDWYPELYATLHGLMRRHLDALPGYFVLTGLDHLSERQARDFTVAVSRMAGDLLPQDGHGALLRDVRDRGVRLGEGPTGRYSDSRQGGSLHTDAAHRPGRLPDIFTLFCLRQARSGGALVTVHVSDLLEALADHPRELDTLRLPVHFDTRDDTPGVPLTTQRPVFEYEDGRERMYYLRDYIEIGHRHPHVPPLTPAQTEALDLLDALLDKREMQTHGRLEPGEMIFIDNRSIVHGRTAFEDDGESADGGRLMLRTWIGLPRS, encoded by the coding sequence ATGAACACCAACGATCCGTTCTCGACCGTCCGCGTACCCGTCGACCCGGACCTGGCCACCGCCGCCTCCGCCGCCCCGGATCCCGACCCCCGGCAGGACTGGTACCCGGAGCTGTACGCCACCCTCCACGGCCTGATGCGGCGCCATCTGGACGCGCTGCCCGGCTATTTCGTCCTGACCGGGCTGGACCACCTGAGCGAGCGGCAGGCCCGCGACTTCACCGTGGCCGTCTCGCGTATGGCCGGCGACCTGCTGCCGCAGGACGGACACGGGGCGCTGCTGCGCGACGTACGGGACCGCGGTGTGCGGCTCGGCGAGGGTCCGACCGGCCGCTACTCCGACAGCCGTCAGGGCGGCAGCCTGCACACCGACGCCGCGCACCGGCCGGGCCGTCTTCCGGACATCTTCACGCTCTTCTGCCTCCGCCAGGCGCGCAGCGGCGGCGCGCTGGTGACCGTGCACGTCAGCGACCTGCTGGAGGCGCTGGCGGACCATCCGCGGGAGCTGGATACGCTGCGGCTGCCGGTGCACTTCGACACCCGGGACGACACCCCCGGTGTGCCGCTGACGACGCAGCGCCCGGTCTTCGAGTACGAGGACGGCCGGGAGCGGATGTACTACCTGCGGGACTACATCGAGATCGGCCACCGGCACCCGCACGTGCCGCCGTTGACGCCCGCGCAGACCGAGGCGCTGGACCTGCTCGACGCGCTGCTGGACAAGCGGGAGATGCAGACCCACGGACGCCTGGAACCAGGCGAGATGATCTTCATCGACAACCGGTCGATCGTGCACGGCAGGACCGCCTTCGAGGACGACGGGGAGTCCGCCGACGGCGGGCGGCTGATGCTGCGCACCTGGATCGGACTGCCCCGCTCATGA
- a CDS encoding metallophosphoesterase, with protein sequence MTVIAHVSDLHLDLGARATLRAERVLNYLRDIPGPLDAVLVSGDIADHATAEEYDQARALLDLPWPVLVLPGNHDRRGPFRAGLLDEKPEDDELNRVVRLPRGIFVLCDSTIPGSDAGELSDRTLDWLEETLAGEAGPESGLPVFVCFHHPPVELHTPYVDRVRQFREERLAAVLAGHPQVVALLCGHAHVAAATTFAGLPLLVGPGVASTVPLPLEGRDPVDYELAPALAFHVLDDRRRLVTHYRALA encoded by the coding sequence GTGACCGTCATCGCTCATGTCAGCGACCTCCACCTCGACTTGGGGGCGCGGGCGACCCTGCGCGCCGAGCGGGTGCTGAACTATCTCCGGGACATCCCCGGTCCCCTGGACGCGGTTCTGGTCAGCGGCGACATCGCCGACCACGCGACCGCGGAGGAGTACGACCAGGCGCGCGCGCTGCTCGACCTGCCGTGGCCCGTCCTGGTGCTGCCGGGCAACCACGACCGGCGGGGCCCGTTCCGGGCCGGGCTGCTCGACGAGAAGCCCGAGGACGACGAGCTGAACCGGGTCGTGCGGCTGCCCCGGGGGATCTTCGTGCTGTGCGACTCGACGATTCCGGGCAGCGACGCGGGCGAGCTGAGCGACCGTACGCTCGACTGGCTGGAGGAGACGCTGGCCGGCGAGGCGGGCCCGGAGTCCGGGCTGCCGGTCTTCGTCTGCTTCCACCACCCGCCGGTCGAGCTGCACACCCCGTACGTGGACCGGGTCCGGCAGTTCCGCGAGGAGCGGCTGGCGGCCGTCCTGGCCGGCCACCCGCAGGTGGTGGCGCTGTTGTGCGGGCACGCCCACGTCGCGGCGGCCACCACGTTCGCGGGGCTGCCGCTGCTGGTGGGCCCCGGTGTCGCGTCCACCGTGCCGCTCCCCCTGGAGGGGCGCGACCCCGTGGACTACGAGCTGGCCCCCGCGCTGGCCTTCCACGTCCTCGACGACCGGCGGCGCCTGGTCACCCACTACCGGGCGCTCGCCTAG
- a CDS encoding isocitrate lyase/phosphoenolpyruvate mutase family protein gives MMPKAARLRELLERKEIARIVGSRDALTALLVEEAGFDGLWASSFELSASRALPDLGLLTMAELLVASSHVNEATALPLLADCDTGFGGKINVVRTVQQFEAAGIAGVCFEDKVFPKRNSFLAGQNLEDAQDFAGRIEAGARARRSEDFTIVARTEALIAGRGMDEALHRAHLYADAGADAILIHSKKPTPTEILEFLHAWRARTPVVVVPTTYPHWDLTEAQEAGVSMVIYANHALRASVTAMRDVLGEIHLQGGTGGVEDGIAPMKELFGLTGVSKWEGWSA, from the coding sequence ATGATGCCGAAGGCGGCGCGACTGCGCGAGTTACTGGAGCGCAAGGAGATAGCCCGGATCGTCGGTTCGCGGGACGCGCTCACCGCCCTGCTGGTGGAGGAGGCCGGCTTCGACGGGCTGTGGGCGTCGAGCTTCGAGCTGTCGGCGTCCCGGGCCCTGCCGGATCTGGGCCTGCTGACCATGGCCGAGCTGCTGGTGGCGTCCTCGCACGTCAACGAGGCCACCGCGCTGCCCCTGCTGGCCGACTGCGACACCGGGTTCGGCGGCAAGATCAACGTGGTCCGCACGGTCCAGCAGTTCGAGGCGGCGGGCATCGCGGGCGTCTGCTTCGAGGACAAGGTCTTCCCCAAGCGCAACAGTTTCCTCGCCGGCCAGAACCTGGAGGACGCGCAGGACTTCGCCGGACGCATCGAGGCCGGCGCGCGCGCCCGGCGCAGCGAGGACTTCACCATCGTCGCCCGTACGGAGGCCCTCATCGCGGGCCGGGGCATGGACGAGGCGCTGCACCGCGCCCACCTGTACGCGGACGCCGGCGCGGACGCGATCCTGATCCACTCCAAGAAGCCGACGCCGACCGAGATCCTGGAGTTCCTGCACGCCTGGCGGGCCCGCACGCCCGTGGTGGTGGTGCCCACGACCTACCCGCACTGGGACCTCACCGAGGCGCAGGAGGCGGGCGTGTCGATGGTGATCTACGCCAACCACGCGCTGCGCGCATCGGTCACGGCGATGCGCGACGTCCTGGGCGAGATCCACCTCCAGGGCGGTACGGGCGGGGTCGAGGACGGGATCGCGCCGATGAAGGAGCTGTTCGGGCTGACAGGCGTCTCGAAGTGGGAGGGGTGGAGCGCGTGA
- a CDS encoding XRE family transcriptional regulator, producing the protein MNHTLRRAMANAKMTEVQLAEACGVDAKTVGRWITEPNRIPHARHRWAACEALGEEEAALWPNAVRSALTIGPDREIVQVFPYRSAAPASLWKSLVTKAQRELVFAGYTNYFLWLEQANLAGALRRKAQGGCRVRFLIGDPNSVVTAAREAEEGVPLTLSTRIAVTLNELEKLRDVSGIEGRFETGHVNLSVFRFDDEMIVTPILARRVGHDSPMMHLRRRQTDGMFDRFTAHVEELWSRGRDIRGARQDAQA; encoded by the coding sequence GTGAATCACACGCTGCGCCGAGCGATGGCGAATGCCAAGATGACCGAAGTGCAGCTCGCGGAAGCTTGCGGGGTCGATGCGAAGACGGTTGGTCGATGGATCACTGAGCCGAACCGCATTCCTCATGCCCGCCACCGATGGGCTGCCTGCGAGGCACTAGGCGAGGAGGAGGCAGCTTTGTGGCCCAATGCCGTCCGGTCGGCCCTCACCATCGGTCCGGACAGAGAAATAGTCCAGGTCTTCCCCTACCGCTCGGCCGCCCCGGCAAGCCTGTGGAAGTCCCTCGTGACGAAGGCGCAGCGCGAGCTGGTATTCGCCGGGTACACCAACTACTTCCTGTGGCTGGAGCAGGCGAACCTGGCAGGTGCGCTGCGTCGCAAGGCCCAGGGTGGATGCCGAGTGCGGTTCCTGATCGGCGACCCGAACAGCGTGGTCACGGCAGCGCGCGAGGCTGAGGAAGGCGTACCGCTGACACTTTCCACTCGCATCGCCGTGACGCTGAACGAGCTGGAGAAGCTGCGCGACGTCAGTGGCATCGAAGGCCGGTTCGAGACCGGGCACGTGAACCTTTCCGTCTTCCGGTTCGACGACGAGATGATCGTTACCCCGATCCTGGCCCGCAGGGTCGGCCACGATTCACCGATGATGCACCTACGACGCAGGCAGACGGACGGGATGTTCGACCGTTTCACCGCTCATGTCGAAGAGCTGTGGAGTCGTGGACGCGACATTCGGGGGGCGAGGCAGGATGCCCAGGCGTGA
- the aepY gene encoding phosphonopyruvate decarboxylase — translation MISAEFFCAELDRRGFGFFSGVPCSFLKGPFALLEQRGSYVPAPNEGIALSMAAGAELGGTKAAVLAQNSGLGNLLDPLTSLVMAYEIPLLLFVSLRGWPDAADDEPHHAAMGAATLGVLQAVGVAHGILEPTEASLSALLDRAARERAARRSFVVLVPAATVDTCAVSAAVADASPMTRQEAVEAVAGHLDGALVYSTTGMISRELFGVRDTPHTFYMQGSMGHAIGLGLGTALNRPDQRVVVVDGDGAALMHLGGLALVGERCPANLTHLVLDNGVYDSTGGQRTRDTAMRWDELALAAGYRTGQVCRTAKEADAHLAEIAGLPGPHLVALHIGRGGPTPPRVTSAHTNAGVRARFQAAAADTSKGLK, via the coding sequence GTGATCAGCGCCGAGTTCTTCTGCGCGGAGCTGGACCGGCGCGGGTTCGGGTTCTTCAGCGGGGTCCCCTGCTCGTTCCTGAAGGGGCCGTTCGCGCTGCTCGAACAGCGCGGCAGCTACGTTCCCGCGCCCAACGAGGGCATCGCGCTGTCGATGGCGGCGGGCGCCGAACTCGGCGGCACCAAGGCCGCGGTGCTGGCCCAGAACTCGGGACTGGGCAACCTGCTGGACCCGCTGACCTCGCTCGTGATGGCCTACGAGATCCCGCTGCTGCTCTTCGTGAGCCTGCGCGGCTGGCCCGACGCGGCGGACGACGAGCCGCACCACGCCGCCATGGGCGCGGCGACCCTCGGCGTGCTGCAGGCCGTGGGTGTCGCGCACGGCATCCTGGAGCCCACCGAGGCGAGCCTGTCCGCGCTGCTGGACCGGGCCGCGCGGGAGCGCGCCGCACGCCGCTCGTTCGTGGTGCTGGTCCCGGCCGCGACGGTGGACACCTGCGCCGTGTCCGCCGCCGTGGCCGACGCGTCGCCGATGACCCGGCAGGAGGCCGTGGAGGCGGTCGCCGGGCATCTGGACGGCGCGCTGGTCTACAGCACCACCGGCATGATCAGCCGCGAGCTCTTCGGCGTGCGCGACACCCCGCACACCTTCTACATGCAGGGCTCCATGGGCCATGCCATCGGCCTGGGCCTGGGCACCGCGCTGAACCGCCCCGACCAGCGGGTCGTCGTGGTGGACGGGGACGGCGCGGCCCTGATGCACCTGGGCGGCCTGGCCCTGGTGGGCGAGCGCTGCCCCGCGAACCTGACGCACCTGGTCCTCGACAACGGGGTCTACGACTCCACCGGCGGGCAGCGCACCCGGGACACCGCGATGCGCTGGGACGAGCTGGCGCTGGCGGCCGGGTACCGCACGGGGCAGGTGTGCCGTACCGCGAAGGAGGCCGACGCCCACCTGGCGGAGATCGCGGGCCTGCCCGGCCCGCACCTGGTGGCGCTGCACATCGGCCGCGGCGGGCCGACACCCCCGCGGGTAACCTCGGCGCACACCAACGCCGGGGTCAGGGCTCGGTTCCAGGCCGCGGCGGCCGACACGTCGAAGGGTCTGAAGTGA
- the asnB gene encoding asparagine synthase (glutamine-hydrolyzing) encodes MDALQQQRPQGIEGGESHEGLHQAGGQEGRPGHHRRFRAIAVTTCHASLTGGVACSAPGHRRRRHRGIGSHMCGIAGFAHTDGSGLAGSADQILRDMARALRPRGPDDMQFHHTAQACMSFTRLALIDPEGGRQPFISEDGNVILACNGEIYNHRELRRTFEGRAKFRSESDCEVLLHLYLEKGIDFLDDVRGMFGIAVIDLREQRLLLARDRLGIKPLFVHRRGDTVLFGSEIKALFAHPDCPREVDWARALADQGLSAAPVMVDDEPVTWFKDVDHVPSGTVMSIGLRDGATRVHRYWELPAPAEAGDLPESFFVQSMGDLLASSVRECLIADAEIGVFLSGGLDSAAITALSAHTELHTFSALTGSTVVNKDAQYAQETAGLLGLPHHQVAFGADRVPSPDEWRRLLWLMETPQCGPEQFYKSEMYRFARAERPGLKAMLLGSGADEFSGGYSVALSGGGDWEDFDGNLRTLARRKALGTRSPVSAWWEETDLPLLGDAAVDAYAPGAVDDPYGSYLAWKFRDMQQYNFWVEDRTASGNGVEARVPFLDHRIIELLASVPRAYRKRLFWNKQVIREAVSDILPPEVISRPKLAFYEGEGVRHTHRTFTRMLAGGGDELVEEALSSPRAAQYLDGANVRRTLRRLEQDQSSGHVELLLRVVNLGLLDLMTVDPPGSRPAPGPAPYEVRVSDFEGPEIRELFPQTRIEEATVLRLADGVLVLDDSPDAKTSYVVIDGALRFTIDQITHGDWLRLLRAFDGVRPLDSAVASVGCGLEDMRPLLDESLEAGLLEVVPGAVTAAN; translated from the coding sequence ATGGATGCTCTTCAACAGCAAAGACCGCAGGGCATCGAGGGAGGTGAAAGTCATGAAGGTTTACACCAAGCCGGAGGCCAAGAAGGTCGACCAGGGCACCATCGTCGCTTCCGTGCGATAGCGGTGACGACATGCCACGCCTCCTTGACCGGGGGCGTGGCATGTTCCGCTCCAGGACACAGACGCAGACGACACAGGGGAATCGGAAGCCACATGTGCGGAATTGCCGGATTCGCTCACACCGACGGAAGCGGCCTCGCGGGGTCGGCCGACCAGATCCTGCGAGACATGGCCCGTGCGCTGCGTCCCCGCGGCCCCGACGACATGCAGTTCCACCACACGGCGCAGGCCTGCATGTCCTTCACCCGGCTCGCACTGATCGACCCTGAGGGCGGCCGGCAGCCGTTCATCAGCGAAGACGGCAATGTGATCCTCGCCTGCAACGGCGAGATCTACAACCACCGCGAACTGCGCCGCACGTTCGAGGGCCGGGCGAAGTTCCGCAGCGAGTCCGACTGCGAGGTGCTCCTCCACCTCTACCTGGAGAAGGGCATCGACTTCCTGGACGACGTCCGGGGCATGTTCGGCATCGCCGTCATCGACCTGCGCGAGCAGCGGCTGCTGCTGGCCCGGGACCGGCTCGGCATCAAGCCCCTGTTCGTCCACCGCCGCGGCGACACCGTGCTGTTCGGTTCGGAGATCAAGGCGCTCTTCGCGCACCCCGACTGCCCGCGCGAGGTGGACTGGGCGCGCGCCCTCGCCGACCAGGGTCTCAGCGCCGCCCCCGTGATGGTCGACGACGAGCCCGTGACCTGGTTCAAGGACGTGGACCACGTCCCGTCGGGCACCGTCATGAGCATCGGCCTGCGCGACGGCGCGACCCGCGTGCACCGCTACTGGGAGCTGCCGGCGCCGGCCGAGGCGGGCGACCTCCCCGAGAGCTTCTTCGTGCAGAGCATGGGCGACCTGCTCGCCTCGTCGGTCCGCGAGTGCCTGATCGCCGACGCCGAGATCGGTGTCTTCCTCAGCGGCGGCCTGGACTCGGCGGCGATCACCGCCCTGTCCGCCCACACGGAACTGCACACCTTCTCCGCCCTGACCGGCAGCACGGTGGTCAACAAGGACGCCCAGTACGCCCAGGAGACCGCGGGCCTGCTCGGGCTGCCGCACCACCAAGTGGCCTTCGGAGCCGACCGGGTGCCCTCGCCGGACGAGTGGCGGCGCCTGCTGTGGCTGATGGAGACGCCGCAGTGCGGACCGGAGCAGTTCTACAAGAGCGAGATGTACCGCTTCGCGCGCGCCGAGCGGCCCGGGCTCAAGGCGATGCTGCTGGGTTCCGGCGCCGACGAGTTCAGCGGCGGCTACAGCGTCGCCCTCTCGGGCGGCGGCGACTGGGAGGACTTCGACGGCAACCTGCGCACGCTGGCCCGCCGCAAGGCGCTCGGCACCCGCTCCCCCGTGTCCGCCTGGTGGGAGGAGACCGACCTGCCACTGCTCGGCGACGCCGCGGTGGACGCGTACGCACCGGGGGCGGTCGACGACCCGTACGGCTCCTACCTGGCGTGGAAGTTCCGCGACATGCAGCAGTACAACTTCTGGGTCGAGGACCGCACCGCCTCCGGGAACGGGGTCGAGGCGCGGGTGCCCTTCCTGGACCACCGCATCATCGAGCTGCTGGCGAGCGTGCCCCGCGCCTACCGCAAGCGGCTGTTCTGGAACAAGCAGGTCATCCGCGAGGCCGTCAGCGACATCCTGCCGCCCGAGGTGATCAGCCGTCCCAAGCTGGCCTTCTACGAGGGCGAGGGCGTCCGGCACACCCACCGGACCTTCACCCGCATGCTGGCAGGTGGCGGAGACGAGCTGGTCGAGGAGGCACTGTCCTCGCCGCGCGCCGCCCAGTACCTCGACGGGGCCAACGTCCGCCGGACGCTGCGCCGGCTGGAGCAGGACCAGAGCTCGGGCCACGTGGAGCTGCTGCTGCGCGTCGTCAACCTGGGCCTGCTCGACCTGATGACGGTCGACCCGCCCGGCAGCCGTCCGGCTCCCGGCCCCGCCCCGTACGAGGTGCGGGTGAGCGACTTCGAAGGTCCCGAGATCCGCGAGCTGTTCCCGCAGACCCGGATCGAGGAGGCGACCGTGCTGCGGCTCGCCGACGGGGTCCTCGTCCTGGACGACTCCCCGGACGCGAAGACCTCGTACGTCGTGATCGACGGCGCCCTGCGCTTCACCATCGACCAGATCACCCACGGCGACTGGCTGCGGCTGCTGCGCGCCTTCGACGGGGTGCGCCCGCTGGACTCGGCGGTCGCCTCGGTCGGCTGCGGCCTGGAGGACATGCGGCCGCTGCTGGACGAGTCGCTCGAAGCCGGTCTGCTGGAAGTGGTCCCCGGCGCGGTGACGGCCGCGAACTGA
- a CDS encoding NUDIX hydrolase, translating into MPRRDYEDDPNAPMANSLVPAASTVVVDDGGRVLLQRRTDNRMWALPGGRMELGESIGDCAARETLEETGIVVEITGIVGTYTNPGHVFAYDDGEVRQEFSICLLARPTGGSLRTSDESFEVAWFTPEATDELPMVPSIRKRINDWRAGRGPVVR; encoded by the coding sequence ATGCCCAGGCGTGACTATGAGGACGACCCCAATGCCCCCATGGCGAACAGCCTGGTGCCTGCGGCTTCCACGGTTGTCGTCGATGACGGCGGCCGGGTGTTGCTGCAGCGACGCACAGACAACAGGATGTGGGCCCTGCCGGGCGGCAGGATGGAGCTCGGGGAGAGCATCGGCGACTGCGCGGCCCGGGAGACTCTTGAGGAGACCGGCATCGTGGTTGAGATTACGGGGATCGTCGGTACGTACACGAACCCCGGACACGTCTTTGCCTACGACGATGGAGAGGTCCGGCAGGAATTCTCGATCTGCCTTCTTGCCCGCCCCACGGGGGGCAGCCTCCGGACGTCCGACGAGTCATTCGAAGTTGCGTGGTTCACCCCCGAGGCCACCGACGAGCTTCCGATGGTGCCCAGCATCCGTAAGCGCATCAACGATTGGAGAGCTGGTCGCGGCCCTGTCGTCCGCTGA
- a CDS encoding GNAT family N-acetyltransferase produces the protein MTASTDGGTVDLTELVSIRDTGAAEWDALAGDAALYSSHLWLKYGEELADCDHRHLVASAGGRPVAALPTHRFTGTVPHFYDPSVLFPGAAEPASPERPLLLAGTRLGYTSEVLVAPDTPEPLAGSALRALLERLRALASGSGGLAAALYLTDASVERLLPLLGPADQLVMMDAGAVLDIDPDGLEGYRKRFTARQFKSRRLEMRRYDEAGCRTEVRRLSECHQEMGPLSAQVLRRYGHPVTDEGESERFALQAGLFDEDCRILAAYQGERMVGFTQFFFWGGTMYARSHGLDDSIGREAKLYFNLTYYKAVEYAAAHGYRSLDLSCDAFEAKVTRGARLEPLWGLVLDAPWEGKVLDAVREAEAARRAEFASFDPGIETRVAQLVAARG, from the coding sequence GTGACGGCGAGCACGGACGGCGGAACCGTCGACCTCACCGAGCTGGTCTCGATACGCGACACCGGGGCCGCGGAGTGGGACGCGCTGGCGGGTGACGCCGCGCTGTACTCCAGCCATCTGTGGCTGAAGTACGGCGAGGAGCTGGCCGACTGCGACCACCGGCACCTGGTCGCCTCGGCCGGCGGCCGACCGGTGGCGGCGCTCCCCACCCACCGGTTCACGGGGACCGTCCCGCACTTCTACGATCCCTCCGTGCTCTTCCCGGGCGCCGCCGAGCCCGCTTCCCCCGAGCGCCCGCTGCTGCTGGCCGGCACCCGGCTCGGCTACACCAGCGAGGTCCTGGTCGCCCCGGACACGCCCGAGCCCCTGGCCGGGTCCGCGCTGCGGGCGCTGCTGGAGCGGCTGCGGGCGCTGGCGTCCGGGTCGGGCGGCCTGGCGGCCGCGCTCTACCTCACCGACGCGTCCGTGGAGCGGCTGCTGCCCCTGCTCGGCCCGGCGGACCAGCTGGTGATGATGGACGCGGGTGCCGTCCTCGACATCGACCCGGACGGGCTGGAGGGCTACCGCAAGCGGTTCACGGCGCGCCAGTTCAAGTCACGCCGGCTGGAGATGCGGCGCTACGACGAGGCCGGCTGCCGCACCGAGGTGCGCAGGCTGTCCGAGTGCCACCAGGAGATGGGGCCGCTGTCCGCGCAGGTGCTGCGGCGGTACGGGCACCCGGTGACGGACGAGGGGGAGTCCGAACGGTTCGCCCTCCAGGCGGGCCTGTTCGACGAGGACTGCCGGATCCTGGCGGCCTACCAGGGCGAACGGATGGTGGGCTTCACCCAGTTCTTCTTCTGGGGCGGCACGATGTACGCGCGCTCGCACGGGCTGGACGACTCGATCGGGCGCGAGGCGAAGCTCTACTTCAACCTGACGTACTACAAGGCGGTGGAGTACGCCGCGGCCCACGGCTACCGCTCCCTGGACCTCAGCTGTGACGCCTTCGAGGCCAAGGTGACCCGCGGTGCGCGGCTGGAGCCGCTGTGGGGGCTGGTCCTGGACGCCCCGTGGGAGGGGAAGGTCCTCGACGCGGTCCGCGAGGCGGAGGCGGCCCGCCGGGCCGAGTTCGCCTCGTTCGACCCGGGCATCGAGACCCGGGTCGCGCAGCTGGTCGCGGCCCGGGGCTGA
- a CDS encoding ATP-binding protein, whose translation MRRVLIANRGAVAARAVETFRSLGWSPITVAAMSDPQQLHTVDADGCEYLDGEGLAETYDHVGRIVAAAVRCGAAAVHPGYGALAEDPELPERLAAVGIDFIGPSAQVLSAARDKEHAVAAAGRLGLPVLPHATGYEDITALVKEIGLPVILKPVNGCGGLGVRILRTEAQAQEALALVARDRGARWYAERYVERGQVVGVTVAVDAAGTVAALGERESLLVEGSMKLLEASPVERVAPGLLERMRADSARLVTGMGLRNVATVEFIVGPAGHYFLEVNGRLPLAYRMCEAQTGTDLIALQVELAGGALLAPGRITADRSVHCLEARLFLGGPGRVERLDLAPEAGVTYNCALDVTRPVVLDNIVTQVLATGGGRGRVAGAVLRAVEGSRITGVTHCSEEIAACLRESGLVPDRLGSHALGV comes from the coding sequence ATGAGAAGAGTTCTGATCGCCAACCGCGGTGCGGTCGCGGCCCGGGCCGTCGAGACCTTCCGATCGCTCGGATGGTCCCCGATCACGGTCGCCGCCATGTCCGATCCTCAGCAGCTGCACACCGTGGACGCGGACGGCTGCGAGTACCTCGACGGCGAGGGCCTCGCCGAGACGTACGACCACGTCGGCCGGATCGTCGCGGCGGCCGTGCGGTGCGGGGCCGCCGCCGTCCACCCCGGCTACGGGGCCCTGGCCGAGGACCCCGAGCTGCCCGAGCGGCTCGCCGCCGTCGGCATCGACTTCATCGGCCCGTCCGCGCAGGTGCTCAGCGCCGCCCGCGACAAGGAGCACGCCGTCGCCGCGGCCGGGCGGCTCGGGCTGCCGGTGCTCCCGCACGCCACCGGGTACGAGGACATCACCGCGCTGGTCAAGGAGATCGGGCTGCCCGTCATCCTCAAGCCCGTGAACGGCTGCGGGGGGCTGGGGGTGCGCATCCTGCGCACCGAGGCGCAGGCGCAGGAGGCGCTCGCGCTGGTGGCCCGGGACCGGGGTGCCCGGTGGTACGCGGAGCGGTACGTCGAGCGGGGCCAGGTGGTCGGGGTGACCGTCGCCGTGGACGCGGCGGGTACCGTCGCCGCGCTCGGCGAGCGGGAGAGCCTGCTGGTCGAGGGCAGCATGAAGCTGCTGGAGGCCTCGCCCGTGGAACGGGTCGCGCCCGGGCTGCTGGAGCGCATGCGGGCGGACTCGGCACGGCTGGTCACCGGCATGGGGCTGCGCAACGTCGCCACGGTGGAGTTCATCGTGGGGCCGGCCGGGCACTACTTCCTGGAGGTCAACGGCCGGCTGCCGCTCGCCTACCGGATGTGCGAGGCGCAGACCGGGACGGACCTGATCGCCCTGCAGGTGGAGCTGGCCGGGGGCGCGTTGCTGGCACCCGGCCGGATCACGGCGGACCGGAGCGTGCACTGCCTGGAGGCCCGCCTCTTCCTCGGGGGCCCCGGCCGCGTGGAGCGCCTCGACCTGGCGCCCGAGGCGGGCGTGACGTACAACTGCGCGCTCGACGTGACGCGTCCCGTGGTCCTGGACAACATCGTCACGCAGGTCCTCGCCACGGGCGGCGGCCGCGGGCGGGTGGCCGGCGCGGTGCTGCGGGCCGTGGAAGGCAGTCGGATAACGGGGGTTACTCACTGCTCGGAAGAAATAGCCGCGTGTCTGAGGGAGTCGGGCCTGGTGCCCGACCGGCTCGGAAGCCACGCACTGGGAGTCTGA
- a CDS encoding class I SAM-dependent methyltransferase, protein MTAHLYWDEVWRTDGGRADWSRPHPWVVDEAARLQALGAKDVLDLGCGVGRHALFYAEQGLVSSATDRSPEAVRVGLDESAKRGVNIAFEVADFTELPYPDASFDLVLAFNVVYHNDEAGLARVLAEVRRVLRPGGVYQSTMLSKRNGEYGRGDEVSPNTFCQPGAPDDKVHPHMYVDAADLVRLHEGFRLLSATDAEHEKPGSFHWHCVFDTPGQDVAGTRHGRFAQRAGE, encoded by the coding sequence ATGACAGCCCATCTCTACTGGGACGAGGTCTGGCGTACCGACGGCGGACGAGCGGACTGGTCGCGGCCTCACCCGTGGGTCGTGGACGAGGCCGCCCGCCTGCAGGCCCTCGGCGCCAAGGACGTACTGGATCTCGGCTGCGGGGTCGGCCGGCACGCCCTGTTCTACGCGGAGCAGGGTCTGGTCAGCTCCGCGACCGACCGCAGTCCCGAAGCCGTCCGCGTCGGTCTCGACGAGAGCGCCAAACGCGGCGTGAACATCGCCTTCGAGGTGGCCGACTTCACCGAACTGCCCTACCCGGACGCGAGCTTCGACCTCGTCCTGGCCTTCAACGTGGTCTACCACAACGACGAGGCCGGCCTGGCGCGGGTGCTCGCCGAGGTCCGCCGGGTGCTCCGCCCGGGCGGCGTCTACCAGTCCACGATGCTCTCCAAGCGCAACGGCGAGTACGGGCGCGGCGACGAGGTCAGCCCCAACACCTTCTGCCAGCCCGGCGCGCCGGACGACAAGGTCCACCCGCACATGTACGTCGACGCCGCCGACCTGGTCCGCCTGCACGAGGGGTTCCGGCTGCTCAGCGCCACCGACGCCGAGCACGAGAAGCCGGGTTCCTTCCACTGGCACTGCGTCTTCGACACGCCCGGACAGGACGTGGCGGGCACCCGTCACGGACGGTTCGCGCAGAGGGCTGGGGAATGA